The sequence below is a genomic window from Vibrio navarrensis.
CTTTTGGCTGGTCACTGTTCTTAGCGGGCAGTGCAGTTATTCTCTCTTTCTCGATTGGTTCTATCTTAGGGATCTTCGCTGCTTGGCGTCGTGGTAGTAAATACGATGCGTTCATTACGCCGGGGATGCTGATTATCCAAGCGGTTCCGCAAGTCGTTATTGCCATGCTCGCTCTGTTTACGTTTGCTATCGGCCTAGGCTGGTTCCCAACCGGTTATGCCTACACGCCGGGCACGATTCCAGATTGGACAAGCTGGGCTTATTACAAAGACGTGGCTTATCACGCCATCCTGCCTCTACTGTGTGCCTCTATCGTGCAAATTGGTGGCTTCTTGGTGAACATGCGTAACAACATGATCAACCTGCTAGCAGAAGACTACATCACCATGGCCAAAGGCAAAGGCTTGAGCGAAAACCGCGTGGTGTTCAACTATGCAGCGCGTAACGCGCTACTGCCCAGTGTCACGGCGCTTTCCATGTCACTCGGTATGGCGATCGGTGGTCAGCTTATCGTTGAAATCATCTTCAACTACCCGGGATTAGGTAAGGTTCTGCTTGATGCAATCAACGCGCGTGACTACCAAGTTCTACAAGGTCAACTACTTATCATGACGCTGTTTATGCTGTCGTTTAACCTGATTGCCGACATGCTGTATGTCGTGCTCGATCCTCGCCTACGCAAGGGAGGTAAATAATCATGAACAATCTATTTAAGCTTATTCTAGGTAACTCAGTTGCACGTATTGGTCTGGTGATTGTTAGCCTGTTTATTTTCATGGCAGTGGGCGCACCACTTATCACTAAACATGCGCCAGATAAGAGAACAGGTAACCCACACGAATACCCAAGTTTTGTCGTGACCTCCGCGAAAGCCAATCCTGATGGTTGGATTGCCAAAAACCTCGCCGATGATCGCCGTACGCTGCAACTGTCTAAAAAGGCTGATCATGCGCTAGGCACGTCGCGTATGGGCCGTGATATCTGGTCTCAACTGGCTTACGGTGCTCGCGTGTCACTCGCTGTTGGCTTTGGCGCAGGTATTACCGTCTGTTTCTTGGCGACTGTTATCGGCATTTCGGCGGGTTACTTTGGTGGTCGTATCGACGATATTCTCACCGCGGCGATGAACATCATGTTGGTGATACCGCAATATCCGCTGCTGTTTGTTTTAGCCGCCTTTATTGGCGAAGCAGGGCCGGTAACCATCGCGATTATTATCGGTTGTACCTCCTGGGCGTGGGGCGCGCGGGTCGTTCGCTCACAAACACTTGCGCTGCGTGAAAAAGAGTTTGTCAAAGCCGCTGAAGTGCTGGGTGAGTCCTCATGGCGCATCATCTTCGTTGAGATTCTGCCCAACCTGATTCCTATTGTCGGCGCAAGCTTTATCGGTTCAGTTATGTACGCCATTACCATGGAATCCATCATATCCTTCCTTGGCCTTGGCGATCCCAACACCATCAGTTGGGGCATCATGCTGTACAACGTACAAACCTCTTCTTCGATGCTCATCGGCGCTTGGTGGGAACTACTGGCTCCATGTATCGCACTGACCTTGTTGGTCACTGGTTTGGCGCTGCTTAACTTCGCAGTCGATGAAATTGCCAACCCACAACTTCGCTCTCATAAAGGTATGAAACGCTGGAAAAAACTGGCAGAGCAAGACAAGAAAGAACGTGCTCCAGCGATTGAACCACAAAATGTACTTTGCAGCGGAGATAAATAACTATGACAACGCCACTTATTTCAATCCGCAATCTATGCGTTGACTACATCACCGATGCGGGCGATGTCCGTGCCTGTAACAATGTCAGCTTCGACATTGCCCCCGGTGAAGTGTTTGGTCTTGCTGGAGAATCTGGCTGTGGTAAATCAACCGTCGCTTTCTCTTTGATGCGCCTGCACAAGCCGCCCGCGTTTATTACTGGCGGAGAAGTGATTTTCAACGGTGAAGATATTCTCCAATACAGTGACGATCGCATGCAGGCGTTTCGCTGGAGCCAAATGTCCATGGTATTCCAAAGCGCGATGAACGCGCTTAACCCTGTATTGACCATGGAAGATCAGTTCTGCGATGTGATCATGCGCCACACCAATATGACACGTGAGCAAGCTAAACGCCGCGCCGAAGGGCTGCTAGAGATCGTTGACATTCACGCCAGCCGTCTCAGCGATTATCCGCACCAGTTCTCTGGCGGTATGCGCCAGCGCCTAGTGATTGCCATTGCTCTCGCGCTCAATCCGAAAATGATCATCATGGATGAACCAACCACCGCCCTCGATGTGGTGGTACAGCGCGAAATCTTGCAAAAGATCTATGCGCTGAAAGAAGAGTTTGGTTTTTCAATCCTCTTCATCACCCATGACTTGTCGTTGATGGTCGAGTTTTCCGATCGCATCGGCATCATGTACTCCGGTGAGCTGATTGAGGTTGCGCCAGCGAAACAAATTCTGGAATCCCCTTTCCACCCTTATACCAAAGGGTTGGGTAGTTCATTCCCACCGCTGACAGGACCAAAAACCAAACTGACCGGCATACCTGGTAACCCGTTGAACCTGCTGGATGTTCCACAAGGTTGCCGTTTCCAAGCCCGTTGCAGTCGTGTTCACGACACTTGTACCAAGGTCGCCACCAGCTTACGACAAATCGAGCCAGGCCGTTTTTCCAACTGCCACCTGTATGGCGAGCCGATTGCTCAGCACAAGCTGTAAAGACCACGAGACAAGCTGTTAAGGATACTGGAGACAATTATGAGCAAAGAATATGGTGAGCTGCTGATTGAAGGCAAAAACGTCGTCAAAGACTTCCCGCTCAATAGCAACTCAATCAAACAATCTAAGATGCGTGCCCTCAATGACGTGTCATTCAAAATGTACAAAGCTCGCGGGTTATCGGTCGTGGGTGAGTCCGGCTCTGGTAAATCAACCACCGCCAAAATGATCGCCAAAATGTACGCGCCAAGCAACGGAGTGATTGAATATAAAGGCCGAGACATTCAAGAGATCACCTCACGAAAAGATCTGATGGCTTACCGCGAAGGCATTCAGATGGTGTGGCAAGATCCGTTTGGCTCACTTAACCCAACACACAATATCTTCCACCACATCGCCAGGCCACTGCTGATCCATAAAAAGATCGCCCCGGGCAACCCAAAAGAGCTGGAAGAGCGTGTTTACGATCTGCTGGAACAGGTCGGCCTTATTCCACCAAAAGAGACCGCAGCGAAGTTCCCCCATCAGCTTTCTGGTGGCCAACGTCAGCGCGTCAACTTAGCACGCAATATTGCCGTCGGCGCGGAAGTGGTATTGGCGGACGAACCGACTTCCATGCTGGATGTCTCCATCCGTGCTGGCGTGCTCAACTTGATGGAAGAGATGAAGTTTGAGAAACAGATGTCACTGCTCTACATCACGCACGACATCGCAACCGCACGCTACATTGCCGAAGATCTGGCCGTAATGTACGTCGGTCACATGGTGGAATGGGGAGATACGGAAGAGATCATTCATGACCCTCAACACCCTTACACGCAACTGTTGGTGTCTGCGGTGCCCGATCCAAGCAAATCGATTCACGACAAGTTAAAAGGCAATAAAGGGGAAATTCCACTCTGGACGCCCGCTTCCGTTGGTTGCCCTTTTGCGGGGCGCTGTGAACACGCGACCAGTCGATGCCGCGAGCAGTTACCTGAAGTAACGCAGCTATCGGAAAACCACTTTGTTCGTTGTTATTTATTTGAAAATTAAGCCCAATAGAGTCAGGACTCGTCCTGGCTCTGGCAATAACTAGAAATCCTTTGTCGGAGATTTGCAATGCTGCTACTCACTAACCATATAGGCTACGAACGAAACGGCCCCAAGAAAGCCGTGCTTCAGACACGTCAAGCACGTCTGTCGTCTGACACCGCCTTGCTGGTCTGTGCCAATGAGCATCAAACGATCACTACCCTTCCAATACAAAAAGCCGGTCGCGTCGCCAACTGGCATCAAGGGTATTTTTACACCATTGATTTTAGTGACTTTAACCACGTTGGTGAGTTCTATCTTCGCTTTGACAACCTATGTTCAGCCACCTTTACCATCGGCGACACTTTACTGTTCAAGCGAACCTTTTCCGACGTATTGCACTACTTTAAATCGCAACGCTGTGGCGGAATGTTTGACCAACAAGATAAAGCCGTTCCTTTGCTGCACAGCGAGCAAACTGTGGATGTGCACGGCGGCTGGTACGACGCCTCAGGCGATGTGAGTAAATATCTCAGCCACCTCTCTTACGCCAACTATCTCAACCCACAGCAAACCCCCATGGTGGTGTGGAACATGCTCAAAGGTTTAGCGTTGATGAGCGAAAGCTCTGATTTCCCGGCATTTAGTCAAGTGCGGCTAAAAGAGGAAGCGCTGCATGGCGCTGATTTTTTGGTCAGAATGCAAAATCCTAAAGGGTTCTTTTACACCACGGTCTTCGACAAGTGGAGTAAAGACGTCAAACAACGGGAAATTTGTACTTACGCCACTCAACAGGGGCACAAGTCTGACGACTACCAAGCGGGATTTCGCCAAGGTGGCGGCATCGCAATAGCGGCGCTAGCAGCAGCCGCAAGATTGGATGTGCACGGCGAGTATGATCAGCAGAAATACCTCAACGCAGCCGAAAATGGCTACTGGCATCTGAAAGAGAACAATCGCCATTATCTCAATGATGGAACAGAGAACATCATCGATGAATACTGCGCTCTGCTGGCATGTGTCGAGCTATATCGTTCAACGCAAGAGCTTCGATATCTAGAAGAAAGTCGCGCTTGGGCAGCCCGCCTTTCGGCGCGTCAACACAGCGATGAGCAGTTCGCCCATTTCTGGTCAGCCAATCAAGATGGTTCTCGTCCTTATTTCCACGCGGCCGAAGCGGGCCTGCCCGTGATTGCCCTATGTGAATATTTATCTATCGAGAGCGATGAGCCATATAGCGAACCGCTGCGTCAAGTAGTGCACAACGCGTGCGAGTTTGAAGTGACTATCACTAACAGAGTGACCAATCCTTTTGGTTACCCGCGCCAGTACGTTAAAGGAGTCAATCAGGTCAAACGTGACGCCTTTTTTGTCGCCCAACAAAACGAATCTGGCTATTGGTGGCAGGGTGAAAATGCCCGTCTAGGTTCGCTTGCGGTGCTGGGCTTTTTAGCACAAAAGCACCTCCGCGATGAAGCGCTCAAACAAACACTTTTACTCTTGGCTCAAGATGCCTTGAACTGGATTTTAGGGCTAAATCCGTACGATATGTGCATGCTTGATGGCCACGGCCATAACAATCCGGATTACCTTCCGCATCTAGGTTTTTTCAACGCCAAAGGCGGGGTGTGCAATGGGATAACCGCTGGATTTGAAGACGAAGAAGATATCGCCTTCAACCCAGACGGGCAAAAAGACGACATGTTGCAGAACTGGCGTTGGGGGGAACAGTGGATCCCTCATGGCGCTTGGTATTTGCTTGCCATGATGTGTCAAGCACATCACCACACTCAGTTCGAGCAGGAGTGAGCCGATGAAAGCATTTTACGTGGGGATTGATGGCGGAGGCACCTCGTGCCGCGCACGGATCCGCGATGCGCAAGGTACGCTAATTGGCGAGGGCAAAAGTGGCAGCGCCAATATCATGCTCGGCGCGGAACTCGCCATGACATCCATCATCTCGACCATTCGCCAAGCCGCGATGCAAGGTGGCCTAACCGAGCAGGATTTCGCCAGTATGCATTTGGGCTTAGCACTGGCGGGGGCAGAGCATAAAGCCTCTTGGCACGCTTTTATGCAGCAGCCGCATCCTTTTGCCAGCGTCACTTTGAATACGGACGCGTACGGCGCTTGTCTTGGTGCGCACAACGGTGAAAACGGCGCAATTATGATCGCAGGCACAGGATCGTGCGGCATCTATCTGCAAGAGGGTGTGCAGCATGTGGTGGGAGGACGCGAGTTTCCTATCTCCGATCAAGGTGGTGGTGCTGTTATGGGCTTGAGACTTATCCAACAAGTGCTACTGGCCGAAGATGGCATTCGCGAGAAAACCCCACTTTGCCTGCACGTGATGACGCATTTTAACCAAGATGTCGACGCTATTGTTGAATGGTCCAAAAAGGCACTGCCGCGAGACTATGGCTGCTTTTCTCCCGCGATTTTCCAACACGCGGAACAGGCCGACTCGCTGGCGATTGAGCTGTTAAAACAGACGGCGCAGGACATTGAGATGTTTCTCATCGCTTTACATAAACGCGGCGCAACACGTATCTGCTTAATGGGCAGTATCGCAGAACGTATTTTGCAATGGTTATCACCACCCGTTCAGCAATGGATCGTCGAGCCACAACACGACGCTATAGAAGGGGCCTTGATGTTTGCCGGTCAAGACAAACACAACCTCTATGCTATGACCCAACAATAGGAATTGTTCATGGAATATCGTATTGACCTGGTTGTCCTTTCGGAGCAGAAACAGAATTGTCGTTTTGGACTCACTTTGCATAATCTCAGTGACCAAGATCTGCCCGCGTGGTCGCTCACTTTTGCTTTCAATCGCTTCATTCAGCCTGGTAGCGTCTCACATGGCACTCTGACGCAAATTGGTAGCTATTGCCAGCTAAAGCCGGAAACGCAAGTTTTGGCAGCAAATCACCACTTTTACTGTGAATTTAGCGTGCAAACTAATCCGTTTCGCTACTATTCCGATGGTTTAAATCAAGCCTTTATTGAGTTTCAACAAGGCGATGCACGAGTTCGCCGCCCGGTGGATGTCCCTCCTATCGTACTTGCTTCTCCTTATCGCGAACGCGAGTCCTTGCCACATACTTTAGCCAGTGAGCACGCCCTGCTACCTAAACCCAATGCAATGACACTCGATGAAGGGCATTTTACCCTCACATCGGAGATCGGCGTGGCTTGGCAATGCGATACAGCACAAAGCGCAGCCCAATGGTTTATTGACGAGCTGCAACGTATTCACCACATCACTCTTCACGCCGATGAGCATGGCAAGCTGGTCTATAAAAAGAATCCTACCTTGGATGAAGGGGTTTACCACCTCACTATCAGTGAGTCGCACATCTCGATCGAATCAGGATCGCAGGCAGGCTTTGTCCACGCCAGCGCCACCTTATTGCAATGGATTGGTTGCCCTGAAGAGAGTCAGCCGATTGAACTGGTGTGCTGCACGATTGCCGATAAACCACGCTTTGATTATCGCGGCATGATGCTCGATTGCTCACGCCATTTTCACAGTGTCGAGCAAGTCAAACGTCTGATTAACTTGTTGGCGCACTACAAATTCAACACCTTCCATTGGCATCTGACCGACGATGAAGGCTGGAGAATTGAGATCAAAACCTTCCCTGAGCTAACCGAAATAGGCGCTTGGCGCGGTGTCGATGAAGCCATTGAGCCGCAATACACCCACATTTCGCAGCGCTACGGTGGCTTTTATAGTCAAGAAGAGATCAAAGAGGTCGTCGCGTTTGCACAGCAACGAGGCATCAATGTCATTCCTGAAATTGATGTGCCAGGGCACTGCCGCGCGGCAATCAAATCACTGCCACACCTACTGGTTGAAGAACAAGACACCACCGTCTATCGCAGTATTCAGAACTACTCTGATAACGTGTTAAACCCTGCATTAGAAGGCACTTACCAATTTCTTGATCGCGTCTTAGAAGAAGTCGCGGCACTGTTTCCTTCTCCTTATGTCCATATCGGCGCCGATGAAGTGCCACATGGCGTTTGGTCAAACAGCCCGAGCTGCCAAGCGTTGATGGCGGAATATAGCTACCAAGATTACAAAGAGCTTCAGGGCCACTTGCTACGCCACGCGGAACAAAAGCTGCGCTCACTTGGCAAACGTATGCTTGGCTGGGAAGAAGCACAACACGGCGACAAAGTCAGCAAAGACACCGTCATCTACTCTTGGCTGAGTGAAGATGCGGCGGTGAACTGCGCTCGCCAAGGGTTTGATGTGGTACTGCAGCCTGCACAAACCACCTATCTCGATATGACACAAGATTACGCACCGGAAGAGCCGGGGGTAGATTGGGCCAATCCACTGCCACTTAAAAAAGCCTATACCTACGAGCCGCTTGCCAATATACCGGCTGACGACCCAATTCATAAACGAATTTGGGGAATCCAAACGGCTCTTTGGTGCGAAATCATTAATAACCCACAACGCATGGACTACATGATCTTCCCGCGCTTAACCGCGCTGGCCGAAGCGTGTTGGACGGAAAAACAGCAGCGCGACTGGCCTGACTATTTAGCGAGACTCAAAGGCCACTTACCACTGCTCGACAAACAAGGCGTGCAATATCGTCAGCCTTGGAAATAGACAATCCACCGGGGGCAAAAGCGCCCGGCTGTTTTTACTCGCTTTAGTTTTTGACTGCCTATGCGCAGTTTGTTGAAAAGGAAATGACAATGAAATACGGCTATTTCGATAACGACAATCGTGAATACGTCATCACCCGTCCAGATGTACCAGCGCCTTGGACGAACTATCTGGGCACAGAAAAGTTCTGTACCGTCATCTCACACAACGCGGGCGGCTACTCTTTCTATCACTCGCCAGAGTACAATCGCGTGACCAAATTCCGCCCTAACTTTACCCAAGATCGCCCGGGACATTACGTCTATCTGCGTGATGATGCCACTGGCGACTACTGGTCTATTTCCTGGCAACCCGTGGCAAAAAGCCTTGAACAAGCGGGCTACGAAGTTCGTCATGGCCTCTCCTACTCAAAATTTAAGTGTGAGTACAACGGCATCGTGGCGAAAAAAACGCTCTTCGTACCAAAAGGCGAAGATGCCGAAGTTTGGGATGTTGAGATCGAAAACACCTCAAACGAAGTGCGCACAATCAGTGCTTTCAACTACGTCGAGTTCTCTTTCAGCCACATTAAATCAGATAACCAAAACCACCAGATGTCGCTCTACTCTGCGGGTACCGAATTCAAAGATGGCGTGATTGAGTACGACCTATACTACAACACCGACGACTTCCTTGGTTTCTATTACCTGACAGCCACGTTTGATGCCGACAGCTACGATGGCCAGCGCGATACGTTCCTCGGCATGTACCGCGACGAAGCCAACCCAATTGCGGTGGCGCAAGGTCAGTGCTCGAACAGCGCGCAAACTTGTTACAACCATTGTGGTGCGCTGCATAAGCAATTCGTGTTGCAACCGGGCGAAAAAGTGCGCTTTGCGGTGATCTTAGGTGTTGGTAAAGGTAACGGCGCGAAATTGCGCGAAAAATACCAAGATCTTAACCAAGTGGATCAAGCGTTTGCCGGCATCAAAGCACACTGGGACGAGCGCTGTGAGAAGTTCCAGGTGAAATCACCAAACGCTGGTTTAGATACCATGATCAACGCATGGACGCTCTACCAAGCAGAAACCTGTGTAGTATGGTCGCGCTTTGCCTCGTTCATTGAAGTCGGTGGCCGTACCGGTTTGGGTTATCGTGATACCGCGCAAGATGCGATCTCAGTTCCGCACACCAACCCAGCGATGACGCGTAAACGTCTGGTTGATCTGTTGCGCGGCCAAGTGAAAGCAGGCTACGGTTTGCACCTATTCGATCCTGATTGGTTTGATCCAGAAAAAGCCGATGTTAAACCATCGAAATCACCGACCGTTGTCCCAACCCCATCTGACGATGACAAGATCCACGGCATCAAAGATACCTGTTCAGACGACCACCTGTGGATCGTGCCAACCATTTTGAACTATGTGAAAGAGACAGGTGATATCGGCTTTATTGACGAAGTGATCCCTTACGCCGACGGCGGCAATGCGACGGTGTATGAACACATGATGGCGGCGCTGGACTTCTCCGCAGAGTACGTCGGTCAAACCGGTATCTGTAAAGGGCTACGTGCCGACTGGAACGACTGTCTAAACCTCGGCGGCGGTGAGTCTTCTATGGTCTCGTTCCTGCACTTCTGGGCACTGGAAGCTTTCTTGGAACTGTCTCGTTTCCGTAACGATGACGCCGCAACCGATAAGTACCAAGCGATGGCAAACGGCGTTCGTCAAGCGTGTGAAACCCATCTCTGGGATGAGAAAGGCGAATGGTACATCCGTGGCCTGACCAAAGATGGCGATAAGATCGGCACCTTCGACCAAGTGGAAGGCAAAGTGCACCTTGAGTCCAACTCACTGGCGGTACTTTCTGGTGCCGTCAGCCACGAACGCGGCATCAAGGCGATGGATGCAGTCTACGAGTACCTGTTCTCCAAATATGGCCTACACCTAAACGCACCATCATTTGCCACACCGAATGATGACATCGGTTTCGTTACTCGCGTTTACCAAGGCGTGAAAGAAAACGGCGCGATCTTCTCGCATCCAAACCCATGGGCATGGGTCGCGGAAGCGAAGCTTGGCCGCGGTGATCGCGCAATGGAGCTTTACGACTCACTCAACCCATACAACCAAAACGACATCATTGAAACCCGTATTGCAGAACCGTACTCCTACGTGCAGTTCATCATGGGGCGTGACCACCAAGACCATGGTCGGGCAAACCACCCATGGTTAACGGGGACTTCAGGTTGGGCGTACTACGCCACCACCAACTTTATTCTCGGCGTACGTACTGGTTTTGATTCACTTGAAATCGACCCATGTATTCCAACCTCGTGGCCAGGTTTTGAAGTGACTCGTCAATGGCGCGGCGCGACTTACCAAATCAAGGTAGAAAACCCGCAAGGTGTGTCAAAAGGAGTGAAATCGATCACTTTAAACGGCCAAGCGATCGAAGGTGCGGTTCCTGCGCAAGCGCAAGGTACGGTAAATGAGGTTGTAGTCGTGTTGGGATAACCCCATCACGTATCGCTAGCAAAAATTTGGGAAGTGGCACATTGCCACTTCCGATTGGAGATCAAATTATGATCAAATTTGGAACGGGTGGCTGGCGCGCTTTTATTGGCGAAGAGTTCACCAAAGACAACGTTCGCTTGGTCGCGCAAGCGGTCGCGAACATCATTCATGACGAAGCAGTGGCGCATCGCGGTTTTGTTATCGGCTACGACCGCCGTTTCTTGTCAGACAAAGCGGGGGCTTGGTTTGCAGAAGTGCTGGCCGCCAACGGCATTGTGGTGAGCTTTATCAATAAATTTGTCCCAACGCCGATTGTGATGTTTAAAGCCAAACAGATGGATTGCGCTTACTCGGCCTGTATTACCGCATCGCACAACCCCGCGGACTACAACGGCATCAAGGTATTTATTGAAGGCGGACGTGATGCGGACGAAGTGATCACGCAGAAGATCGAAGCGCAAATCGCCCATCTGACTTTAGATCAAGTGCAAAGCGTCGATTTCGAACAAGCGGTGCAAGACAAACAGATCAAGATCATCAACCCGATGAACGAGTTTGTCGATTCGATCATCGACTTTATCGACATTGAAGCGATTAAACGTGCCAATCTGCGCGTATTGATTGACCCTATGTTTGGCGTGGCGAAAAACGCGCTGCAAACCGTCCTGATCAATGGCCGCTGCGATGTCGACGTGATCAACGACGGGAAAAACCCGGACTTCGGCGGGTTAATGCCTTCACCGAGTGCCGCGACGCTCTATCGTCTCAAACACTTAGTGGCCGCGGAAGGCTACGACATTGGCATCGGCACTGACGGTGATGCCGACCGCTTGGGCATCATCGATGAGAAAGGCAACTTCATTCACCCCAACGAAGTGTTGATGCTGCTTTACTACTACCTGCTTGAATATAAAGGCTGGAAAGGCTCGGTGGTGCGCAATATCGCCACGACGCATATTCTCGACAAGATCGCCGCTGATCATGGCGAAGTGTGCTTTGAAGTTCCTGTTGGCTTTAAACACATCAGCTCACAAATGGAAGCGGACGACTCTTTGATTGGTGGTGAAAGCTCTGGCGGCTTGACCATTCGCGGTCACATCAAGGGCAAAGATGGCGTGTTCGCTTCTAGCCTGTTGGTGGAAATGCTCTCGGTGACTGGCAAAAAACTCTCTGAGCTACTCGATGAGATCTACAGCAAATACGGCTACGCCTACATGGCCGAAGGCGATTGCAAGTTTAAAGCCGCGCAGAAAGAGGCGTTGTACAACAAAATTTATGTTGAGAAGCAGCTACCTGAATTTGATTTTGCCATCGACAAAGTGAGTTATCACGACGGTGCCAAAGTCTACTTCAAAAATGGCGGCTGGGTGATTGCCCGCTTCTCCGGCACAGAGCCGCTGCTGAGAATTTTTGCAGAGATGCAGGACAAAGACACTGCAGAGCTTGTTCTTCAACAGTTTAAAGAATTTTTAGCTTTAAACTGATCCTGCCAAGAGGATTCACCTG
It includes:
- a CDS encoding ABC transporter ATP-binding protein, producing MTTPLISIRNLCVDYITDAGDVRACNNVSFDIAPGEVFGLAGESGCGKSTVAFSLMRLHKPPAFITGGEVIFNGEDILQYSDDRMQAFRWSQMSMVFQSAMNALNPVLTMEDQFCDVIMRHTNMTREQAKRRAEGLLEIVDIHASRLSDYPHQFSGGMRQRLVIAIALALNPKMIIMDEPTTALDVVVQREILQKIYALKEEFGFSILFITHDLSLMVEFSDRIGIMYSGELIEVAPAKQILESPFHPYTKGLGSSFPPLTGPKTKLTGIPGNPLNLLDVPQGCRFQARCSRVHDTCTKVATSLRQIEPGRFSNCHLYGEPIAQHKL
- a CDS encoding ABC transporter permease, which produces MGYFLRRLSFYLVALLVAATLNFIIPRAMPGDPVTMMFAHATTQVTPERIAAMQKLLGFVDGPLYVQYLTYLKSIVSWELGTSIKFYPLSVNELLGSAFGWSLFLAGSAVILSFSIGSILGIFAAWRRGSKYDAFITPGMLIIQAVPQVVIAMLALFTFAIGLGWFPTGYAYTPGTIPDWTSWAYYKDVAYHAILPLLCASIVQIGGFLVNMRNNMINLLAEDYITMAKGKGLSENRVVFNYAARNALLPSVTALSMSLGMAIGGQLIVEIIFNYPGLGKVLLDAINARDYQVLQGQLLIMTLFMLSFNLIADMLYVVLDPRLRKGGK
- a CDS encoding glycoside hydrolase family 9 protein; this translates as MLLLTNHIGYERNGPKKAVLQTRQARLSSDTALLVCANEHQTITTLPIQKAGRVANWHQGYFYTIDFSDFNHVGEFYLRFDNLCSATFTIGDTLLFKRTFSDVLHYFKSQRCGGMFDQQDKAVPLLHSEQTVDVHGGWYDASGDVSKYLSHLSYANYLNPQQTPMVVWNMLKGLALMSESSDFPAFSQVRLKEEALHGADFLVRMQNPKGFFYTTVFDKWSKDVKQREICTYATQQGHKSDDYQAGFRQGGGIAIAALAAAARLDVHGEYDQQKYLNAAENGYWHLKENNRHYLNDGTENIIDEYCALLACVELYRSTQELRYLEESRAWAARLSARQHSDEQFAHFWSANQDGSRPYFHAAEAGLPVIALCEYLSIESDEPYSEPLRQVVHNACEFEVTITNRVTNPFGYPRQYVKGVNQVKRDAFFVAQQNESGYWWQGENARLGSLAVLGFLAQKHLRDEALKQTLLLLAQDALNWILGLNPYDMCMLDGHGHNNPDYLPHLGFFNAKGGVCNGITAGFEDEEDIAFNPDGQKDDMLQNWRWGEQWIPHGAWYLLAMMCQAHHHTQFEQE
- a CDS encoding beta-N-acetylhexosaminidase, whose translation is MEYRIDLVVLSEQKQNCRFGLTLHNLSDQDLPAWSLTFAFNRFIQPGSVSHGTLTQIGSYCQLKPETQVLAANHHFYCEFSVQTNPFRYYSDGLNQAFIEFQQGDARVRRPVDVPPIVLASPYRERESLPHTLASEHALLPKPNAMTLDEGHFTLTSEIGVAWQCDTAQSAAQWFIDELQRIHHITLHADEHGKLVYKKNPTLDEGVYHLTISESHISIESGSQAGFVHASATLLQWIGCPEESQPIELVCCTIADKPRFDYRGMMLDCSRHFHSVEQVKRLINLLAHYKFNTFHWHLTDDEGWRIEIKTFPELTEIGAWRGVDEAIEPQYTHISQRYGGFYSQEEIKEVVAFAQQRGINVIPEIDVPGHCRAAIKSLPHLLVEEQDTTVYRSIQNYSDNVLNPALEGTYQFLDRVLEEVAALFPSPYVHIGADEVPHGVWSNSPSCQALMAEYSYQDYKELQGHLLRHAEQKLRSLGKRMLGWEEAQHGDKVSKDTVIYSWLSEDAAVNCARQGFDVVLQPAQTTYLDMTQDYAPEEPGVDWANPLPLKKAYTYEPLANIPADDPIHKRIWGIQTALWCEIINNPQRMDYMIFPRLTALAEACWTEKQQRDWPDYLARLKGHLPLLDKQGVQYRQPWK
- a CDS encoding N-acetylglucosamine kinase yields the protein MKAFYVGIDGGGTSCRARIRDAQGTLIGEGKSGSANIMLGAELAMTSIISTIRQAAMQGGLTEQDFASMHLGLALAGAEHKASWHAFMQQPHPFASVTLNTDAYGACLGAHNGENGAIMIAGTGSCGIYLQEGVQHVVGGREFPISDQGGGAVMGLRLIQQVLLAEDGIREKTPLCLHVMTHFNQDVDAIVEWSKKALPRDYGCFSPAIFQHAEQADSLAIELLKQTAQDIEMFLIALHKRGATRICLMGSIAERILQWLSPPVQQWIVEPQHDAIEGALMFAGQDKHNLYAMTQQ
- a CDS encoding ABC transporter ATP-binding protein, which translates into the protein MSKEYGELLIEGKNVVKDFPLNSNSIKQSKMRALNDVSFKMYKARGLSVVGESGSGKSTTAKMIAKMYAPSNGVIEYKGRDIQEITSRKDLMAYREGIQMVWQDPFGSLNPTHNIFHHIARPLLIHKKIAPGNPKELEERVYDLLEQVGLIPPKETAAKFPHQLSGGQRQRVNLARNIAVGAEVVLADEPTSMLDVSIRAGVLNLMEEMKFEKQMSLLYITHDIATARYIAEDLAVMYVGHMVEWGDTEEIIHDPQHPYTQLLVSAVPDPSKSIHDKLKGNKGEIPLWTPASVGCPFAGRCEHATSRCREQLPEVTQLSENHFVRCYLFEN
- a CDS encoding ABC transporter permease, with amino-acid sequence MNNLFKLILGNSVARIGLVIVSLFIFMAVGAPLITKHAPDKRTGNPHEYPSFVVTSAKANPDGWIAKNLADDRRTLQLSKKADHALGTSRMGRDIWSQLAYGARVSLAVGFGAGITVCFLATVIGISAGYFGGRIDDILTAAMNIMLVIPQYPLLFVLAAFIGEAGPVTIAIIIGCTSWAWGARVVRSQTLALREKEFVKAAEVLGESSWRIIFVEILPNLIPIVGASFIGSVMYAITMESIISFLGLGDPNTISWGIMLYNVQTSSSMLIGAWWELLAPCIALTLLVTGLALLNFAVDEIANPQLRSHKGMKRWKKLAEQDKKERAPAIEPQNVLCSGDK